The following are encoded in a window of Mustela nigripes isolate SB6536 chromosome 1, MUSNIG.SB6536, whole genome shotgun sequence genomic DNA:
- the LOC132009507 gene encoding olfactory receptor 5B12-like, producing the protein MENSTEVTEFILVGLTNDPKLQIPLFLIFSLIYLTTLAGNLGMMALILLDSHLHTPMYFFLSNLSLVDFGYSTAVTPKVMAGLLIGDKVISYNACVTQFFFLVAFITAESFLLASMAYDRYAAVCKPLYYTITMTTGVCARLVMGCYVCGFLNASIHTGNIFRLSFCRADVVDHFFCDAPPLLALSCSDNYISEMVIFLVVGFNVLFSVLVILISYLFIFITILRMHSSEGRQKAFSTCASHLTTVFIFYGTGTFMYLQPSSSHSMDTDKVASMFYTMVIPMLNPVVYSLRNKEVKSAFKKAVEKAKSSIGFIF; encoded by the coding sequence ATGGAGAACAGTACAGAGGTGACTGAGTTCATTCTTGTGGGCTTAACCAATGACCCGAAACTGCAGATTCCTCTCTTCTTAATCTTCTCCCTCATCTACCTCACCACTCTGGCTGGGAACCTGGGCATGATGGCACTGATTCTCTTGGACTCCCATCTCCACActcccatgtactttttcctcagTAACCTGTCTCTGGTGGACTTTGGTTACTCTACAGCTGTCACTCCCAAGGTCATGGCTGGATTACTTATAGGAGACAAGGTCATCTCGTACAATGCTTGTGTCACccagttcttttttcttgtaGCCTTTATCACTGCAGAAAGTTTCCTCTTGGCCTcaatggcctatgaccgctatgcaGCAGTGTGCAAACCCCTCTATTACACCATCACCATGACAACAGGGGTGTGTGCTCGTCTGGTCATGGGCTGCTACGTCTGTGGCTTCCTGAATGCCTCCATCCACACCGGGAATATTTTCAGGCTCTCCTTCTGTAGAGCTGATGTGGTTGATCACTTCTTCTGTGATGCTCCTCCTCTCCTGGCTCTCTCATGTTCAGACAACTACATCAGTGAGATGGttatttttttggtggtgggCTTCAATGTCCTCTTTTCTGTCTTGGTCATCTTGATCTCCTACCTGTTTATATTTATCACTATTCTGAGGATGCACTCATCTGAAGGACGCCAGAAGGCCTTTTCCACCTGTGCCTCCCACCTCACTACAGTGTTCATCTTCTATGGGACAGGCACCTTCATGTACTTACAGCCTAGCTCCAGCCATTCCATGGACACGGACAAAGTGGCATCCATGTTCTATACCATGGTTATCCCCATGCTAAACCCAGTGGTCTATAGCCTGAGGAACAAAGAGGTCAAGAGTGCCTTTAAAAAGGCTGTGGAGAAGGCAAAGTCTTCTATAGGATTCATATTTTAA